From Granulicella sp. WH15, the proteins below share one genomic window:
- the pnp gene encoding polyribonucleotide nucleotidyltransferase: MKHDVIVELAGGKQIKFETGRIAKQASGAAFTTSGDNAVLCTAVASPDPKEGIDFFPLTVEYREFTYAGGRIPGGFIKREGRPSEKEILTSRQIDRPIRPLFPEAFRNETQVVAFVYSADRENDPDVLGINGASCALALSDIPFHGPVGAVRIGLIDGQFLVNPTYAEREKSQLNIMVVGTKDGIVMVESGSKEVSEENVVGAIEFAHEEIKKICAAIEQLVALAGKTKRTVSPVEIDETYLNALTAQVGERLKDALDTKKHPKFDSYALVKEIKDELKKELPEGDAGAGKKLSKYYELLREKIFRDQVLNDRIRPDHRAFDEIRAVSIEVGVLPRVHGSSLFTRGETQALVSATLGTTDDAQRMESYEGEIKRRFMLHYNFPPFSVGEVGRMTGVGRREIGHGALAWRAIEAVLPGEDESPYTLRVVSDITESNGSSSMATVCGASLSLMHAGIPLKGAVAGVAMGLVKEGDNYAVLTDIAGAEDHYGDMDFKVAGTRNGITALQMDIKIMGITPQIMREALEQARRGRLQLLDTMDATISGARSEKSAFAPRIHTMQIPTDKIRDLIGPGGKIIRGIIDATGVKIDVDDTGRVNVASSDADGLARAIQMISDITAVPEIGKIYLGKVVRLAEFGAFVEIFPGTDGLLHVSEIAEHRVKEVKDELREGDMILVKVLSIEGNRIKLSRKAVLREQRAKLGLPEVDPAAVEGGRPAAQPAPNADNLADDEDFDDEDGDDGEGDGEDDEPNFNRADAPATPGQPAAARPAGAGGRRPGGRRRRGGRRPGQGGGAGAPGGGGPR, encoded by the coding sequence ATGAAACACGACGTAATCGTAGAGCTTGCCGGCGGCAAGCAGATCAAGTTCGAGACCGGCCGCATCGCCAAGCAGGCATCCGGCGCGGCATTCACCACCAGCGGCGACAACGCGGTCCTCTGCACCGCTGTCGCATCGCCCGACCCCAAGGAAGGCATCGACTTCTTCCCCCTCACCGTCGAGTACCGTGAGTTCACCTACGCGGGCGGACGCATCCCCGGCGGCTTCATCAAGCGCGAAGGCCGTCCCTCCGAGAAGGAGATCCTGACCAGCCGCCAGATCGACCGGCCTATCCGTCCTCTCTTCCCCGAGGCCTTCCGTAACGAGACCCAGGTTGTGGCCTTCGTCTACTCGGCCGACCGCGAAAACGATCCCGACGTCCTCGGCATCAACGGCGCGAGCTGCGCGCTTGCCCTCTCCGACATCCCCTTCCACGGCCCCGTGGGCGCGGTCCGCATCGGCCTGATCGACGGCCAGTTCCTGGTGAACCCCACCTACGCCGAGCGTGAGAAGAGCCAGCTCAACATTATGGTCGTCGGCACCAAGGACGGCATCGTGATGGTCGAGTCCGGCTCGAAGGAAGTCTCCGAAGAGAACGTGGTCGGAGCCATCGAGTTCGCGCACGAGGAGATCAAGAAGATCTGCGCAGCCATCGAGCAGTTGGTTGCTCTGGCCGGAAAGACCAAGCGCACCGTCTCCCCCGTCGAGATCGACGAGACCTACCTGAACGCACTCACGGCCCAGGTGGGCGAGCGCCTGAAGGATGCTCTCGACACCAAGAAGCACCCCAAGTTTGATAGCTACGCTCTGGTCAAGGAGATCAAGGACGAGCTGAAGAAGGAGCTGCCTGAGGGCGACGCTGGCGCAGGCAAGAAGCTCAGCAAGTACTACGAGCTGCTGCGCGAGAAGATCTTCCGCGACCAGGTTCTCAACGACCGCATCCGTCCCGACCACCGCGCCTTCGACGAGATCCGCGCGGTCTCCATCGAGGTCGGCGTCCTGCCCCGTGTGCATGGCTCTTCCCTGTTCACGCGAGGCGAGACCCAGGCTCTCGTCTCCGCCACGCTGGGCACCACCGACGACGCGCAGCGGATGGAGAGCTACGAGGGCGAGATCAAGCGCCGCTTCATGCTCCACTACAACTTCCCGCCCTTCTCGGTCGGCGAGGTTGGCCGCATGACCGGCGTCGGCCGCCGCGAGATCGGCCACGGCGCACTGGCATGGCGCGCTATCGAAGCTGTCCTTCCTGGTGAGGACGAGTCCCCGTACACGCTCCGCGTCGTCTCCGATATCACCGAGTCGAACGGATCGTCCTCGATGGCGACCGTCTGCGGAGCCTCGCTCTCGCTGATGCACGCCGGTATCCCGCTCAAGGGCGCGGTCGCTGGCGTCGCGATGGGTCTGGTGAAGGAAGGCGACAACTACGCCGTCCTGACCGACATCGCCGGAGCCGAAGACCACTACGGCGACATGGACTTCAAGGTCGCCGGTACGCGCAACGGTATCACCGCGCTGCAGATGGACATCAAGATCATGGGCATCACCCCCCAGATCATGCGTGAGGCGCTCGAGCAGGCCCGCCGCGGCCGTCTCCAGTTGCTCGACACGATGGACGCGACCATCTCCGGGGCTCGCTCCGAGAAGTCGGCTTTCGCGCCGCGCATCCACACCATGCAGATCCCGACAGACAAGATCCGCGACCTGATCGGACCTGGCGGCAAGATCATCCGCGGCATCATCGACGCCACCGGCGTCAAGATCGACGTGGACGACACGGGCCGCGTCAACGTGGCCTCGAGCGATGCTGACGGCCTCGCCCGCGCCATCCAGATGATCTCCGATATCACTGCTGTTCCTGAGATCGGCAAGATCTACTTGGGCAAGGTTGTCCGTCTGGCGGAGTTCGGCGCGTTCGTCGAGATCTTCCCCGGCACCGACGGCCTGCTCCACGTCTCCGAGATCGCGGAGCACCGCGTCAAGGAGGTCAAGGACGAGCTGCGCGAAGGTGACATGATCCTCGTCAAGGTGCTCTCCATCGAGGGCAACCGCATCAAGCTCTCGCGCAAGGCTGTACTGCGCGAGCAGCGCGCCAAGCTCGGTCTGCCCGAGGTCGATCCGGCTGCCGTAGAGGGTGGACGTCCGGCGGCTCAGCCTGCGCCCAACGCGGACAACCTCGCGGATGACGAAGACTTCGACGATGAGGATGGCGACGACGGTGAGGGAGACGGCGAGGATGACGAGCCGAACTTCAACCGTGCGGATGCTCCGGCAACTCCGGGACAGCCTGCGGCGGCTCGTCCGGCGGGTGCAGGTGGTCGGCGTCCTGGCGGACGGCGGCGGCGCGGTGGTCGGCGTCCCGGTCAGGGCGGTGGCGCTGGAGCCCCCGGCGGCGGCGGTCCTCGGTAG
- a CDS encoding quinone oxidoreductase, giving the protein MAWCGIPGTYAEEALAPVDRLVAIPDGISTQQAAAAILQGMTAHYLVYSTFVPKSGDTILIHAGAGGTGLLLIQLAKRLGVRVITTVSTEAKATLARAAGADEVILYTQEDVVARVKVLTNGAGLPVVYDSVGKTTFEQSLQCLRPRGTLVLFGGASGAVPPFDLIRLSTMGSLYVTRPTLKDYVATREDLEQRAGDIFRWVADGSLKLRIEHTYPLTEAAQAQRELESRKTTGKLLLLP; this is encoded by the coding sequence GTGGCCTGGTGCGGCATCCCCGGCACCTATGCGGAGGAGGCTTTAGCGCCGGTCGACCGACTGGTGGCCATCCCCGACGGTATCTCCACCCAGCAGGCCGCCGCAGCCATTCTGCAGGGCATGACTGCCCACTACCTCGTCTACTCCACCTTCGTCCCGAAGTCCGGCGACACCATCCTCATCCACGCCGGAGCCGGTGGCACGGGGCTGCTGCTCATCCAGTTGGCCAAGCGCCTTGGCGTCCGCGTCATCACAACCGTCTCCACCGAAGCTAAGGCCACGCTGGCCCGCGCCGCCGGAGCCGATGAGGTCATCCTGTACACGCAGGAGGATGTCGTGGCCCGGGTCAAGGTGCTTACCAACGGAGCCGGGCTGCCGGTCGTCTACGATTCGGTCGGTAAGACCACCTTCGAGCAGTCGCTGCAATGCCTCCGCCCCAGGGGAACGCTGGTGCTCTTCGGCGGAGCCTCCGGCGCGGTGCCCCCCTTCGACCTGATCCGGCTGTCCACGATGGGGTCGCTGTACGTAACGCGGCCCACGCTTAAGGACTATGTTGCCACGAGGGAAGATCTCGAGCAGCGCGCCGGGGATATCTTCCGCTGGGTCGCCGATGGATCGCTCAAGCTGCGGATCGAGCACACCTATCCGTTGACTGAGGCCGCGCAGGCGCAGCGCGAGCTGGAGTCACGCAAGACCACTGGCAAACTGCTCTTACTGCCTTAA
- a CDS encoding glycosyltransferase family 2 protein: MPKYSIVVPFHNEEENVTTLYDRLKAVMEQGNDTFELVFVDDGSRDRTYRLLEEIAAVDSRVLVIKLRRNFGQTSALAAGFDHAQGEFILAMDGDLQHDPNEIPQFLVKLEEGYDVVSGWRYQRADNFFFRRIPSRAANWLMAALSGVEIHDFGTTFKAYRREVIQNIPLYGEMHRFIPALASWYGASICEIPISNPARTAGKSHYGLSRTFRVFFDLLTIRFLLKYMTRPLHFFGTFGALGILSGSGLASFLLLLKLVTHGHVHQDHAPLFAIATVLLLGGIQMMGIGLLGELQVRHFHTANQRAPYAVDRILRLRSSEESLLQ, from the coding sequence GTGCCTAAGTACTCCATCGTCGTGCCGTTCCACAACGAGGAAGAGAACGTAACCACGCTCTACGACCGCCTGAAGGCCGTCATGGAGCAGGGCAACGACACCTTCGAGCTGGTCTTCGTCGACGACGGCTCCCGCGACCGCACCTATCGGCTGCTCGAAGAGATCGCCGCCGTCGACTCCCGCGTCCTCGTCATCAAGCTCCGCCGCAACTTCGGCCAGACCAGCGCCCTCGCGGCTGGCTTCGACCACGCCCAGGGCGAGTTCATTCTGGCAATGGACGGTGACCTGCAGCACGATCCCAACGAGATCCCCCAGTTCCTGGTCAAGCTCGAAGAAGGCTACGACGTCGTCAGCGGCTGGCGCTACCAGCGCGCTGACAACTTCTTCTTCCGCCGCATCCCCTCCCGCGCCGCCAACTGGCTGATGGCCGCGCTCTCCGGCGTCGAGATCCATGACTTCGGCACCACCTTCAAGGCCTACCGCCGCGAGGTTATCCAGAACATTCCGCTCTACGGCGAGATGCACCGCTTCATCCCCGCGCTGGCAAGCTGGTATGGAGCCAGTATCTGTGAGATCCCCATCTCGAACCCCGCGCGCACGGCAGGGAAGTCGCACTACGGCCTCTCGCGCACCTTCCGGGTCTTCTTCGACCTGCTCACCATCCGCTTCCTGCTCAAGTACATGACGCGCCCGCTGCACTTCTTCGGGACCTTCGGCGCGCTCGGCATCCTCTCCGGCTCCGGGCTTGCGAGCTTTCTGCTGCTGCTCAAGCTGGTCACCCACGGCCACGTCCATCAGGACCACGCGCCGCTCTTCGCCATCGCCACCGTGCTGCTTCTGGGCGGCATCCAGATGATGGGTATCGGCCTGCTCGGTGAACTGCAGGTCCGCCACTTCCATACCGCCAACCAGCGCGCTCCCTATGCTGTAGACCGTATCCTTCGCCTGCGTTCTTCGGAAGAATCACTCCTGCAATAG
- a CDS encoding multicopper oxidase domain-containing protein has product MAKKTNSWTRRRLLARGAAAAVLPLLRKSGLAQMSGMSMPSSSPRTRRTLDARKLTPFVDPLPLPQLLRPVDRRSSPAHNATDAPYYRVRIHEITASLHRDLPPAKLWSYGDTLAPILIEARSNEGVLIEWTNDLPAKHILPLDTPMQGMPHSLADAPETRTVTHMHGASVPSISDGYPEDWFGPGHSKLCFYPNRQDATTLWMHDHAMGVSRLNVFAGLMGFYLIRDEHEATLNLPTGPHELPLLLYDRSFDPNGQLFYPNPPDEGAWAQEFLGDAMVVNGKVQPFHPVEPRRYRLRIANTANSRFFSLGLSNGQSFHVIGSDQGLLPVPVEMKRLVLAPAERTDLIVDFSRAPGQHIRLVSDSLELVEFRVSSTPVEDTSQLPATLRPVPRIPESQAVRTRLMTLNEFDQDNGEPMVMLLNRKHWAEPVTETVKLGSTEIWSLINLTEDTHPIHLHLVRFQLLDRQSISTDAYLDNESVQPTGPVLPPAPHEMGWKDVIQCPSGTVTRIIIPFEGYAGRYLWHCHILEHEANDMMRPYDVIA; this is encoded by the coding sequence ATGGCAAAAAAGACAAACTCGTGGACCCGCCGCCGTCTCCTCGCCCGGGGTGCCGCCGCAGCCGTCCTCCCGCTCCTGCGCAAGAGCGGGCTGGCCCAGATGTCCGGCATGTCCATGCCGTCGTCCTCCCCTCGCACCCGGAGAACCCTCGACGCTCGCAAGCTTACCCCATTCGTCGACCCGCTTCCGCTGCCCCAGCTCTTGCGCCCGGTAGACCGCCGCTCCTCCCCCGCGCACAACGCCACCGACGCCCCCTACTACCGCGTCCGCATCCACGAGATCACCGCCTCGCTCCACCGCGATCTACCCCCCGCCAAGCTCTGGAGCTACGGCGACACCCTCGCCCCCATTCTCATCGAGGCCCGCTCGAACGAGGGCGTCCTCATCGAGTGGACCAACGACCTGCCCGCCAAACACATCCTCCCGCTCGACACCCCTATGCAGGGGATGCCGCACAGCCTCGCCGACGCCCCCGAGACCCGCACCGTCACCCACATGCACGGGGCGAGCGTCCCTTCCATCAGCGACGGCTACCCCGAGGACTGGTTCGGCCCCGGCCACTCGAAGCTCTGTTTCTACCCCAACCGCCAGGACGCCACGACCCTCTGGATGCACGACCACGCGATGGGCGTCAGCCGCCTCAACGTCTTTGCGGGCCTCATGGGCTTCTACCTCATCCGCGATGAGCACGAAGCCACCCTCAACCTCCCCACCGGTCCCCACGAGTTGCCTCTGCTCCTCTACGACCGCAGCTTCGACCCCAACGGCCAACTCTTCTACCCCAACCCACCCGACGAGGGGGCCTGGGCGCAGGAGTTCCTCGGCGACGCCATGGTGGTCAACGGCAAGGTCCAGCCCTTCCACCCGGTCGAGCCGCGCCGCTACCGCCTGCGCATCGCCAACACGGCCAACTCTCGCTTCTTCTCCCTCGGCCTCTCGAACGGCCAGAGCTTCCACGTCATCGGCTCCGATCAGGGCCTGCTCCCCGTGCCGGTGGAGATGAAGCGCCTCGTCCTGGCCCCAGCCGAGCGCACCGACCTCATCGTCGACTTCTCCCGCGCCCCCGGCCAGCACATCCGTTTGGTCAGCGACTCGCTGGAGCTGGTTGAGTTTCGCGTCTCTTCCACGCCGGTTGAAGACACCAGCCAGCTCCCGGCCACCCTTCGCCCCGTTCCCCGTATCCCCGAGTCGCAGGCCGTCCGCACTCGCCTGATGACCCTCAACGAGTTCGACCAGGACAACGGCGAGCCGATGGTGATGCTGCTGAACCGCAAGCACTGGGCCGAGCCTGTCACCGAGACGGTCAAGCTTGGCTCCACCGAGATCTGGTCACTCATCAACCTGACCGAGGACACTCACCCCATTCATCTGCATCTGGTCCGCTTCCAGCTCCTCGACCGCCAGAGCATCTCCACCGATGCCTATCTGGACAACGAATCTGTCCAGCCCACCGGCCCGGTGCTGCCGCCCGCGCCGCACGAGATGGGCTGGAAGGACGTCATCCAGTGCCCGTCCGGCACAGTCACCCGCATCATTATCCCGTTTGAGGGCTACGCGGGCCGTTACCTCTGGCACTGCCACATCCTGGAGCACGAGGCCAACGACATGATGCGCCCCTACGACGTCATCGCCTGA